In Halobaculum rubrum, the following are encoded in one genomic region:
- the surE gene encoding 5'/3'-nucleotidase SurE — MTDSQARVLLTNDDGVDAAGLAALYEELRAVADVTVVAPAENQSGVGRSRSRAVDVDGHEWGHTVHGTPADCVAYALRALETEFDLVVSGCNHGPNCGEYIMGHSGTVGAAVEAAYLGVPAVAVSAYHREEFFPPAEFTFETPARLTRLLVEHVLERGGNRVGADARDDGADVTTSGGSAAGDSRADLADADLFSVNAPVDAPACDFRLTEPLADYGVDVREASAEERETHDGDWRLESDFWARLDQPGRHPTLEQVADSYPAWSDRAAVVDGDASVSPLRVPQTPVHSERLDDLVAAVNRDWRDEREAAVADDD, encoded by the coding sequence ATGACCGACTCGCAGGCACGGGTGTTGCTGACGAACGACGACGGCGTCGACGCCGCCGGTCTCGCGGCGCTGTACGAGGAACTGCGCGCCGTCGCCGACGTGACCGTCGTCGCGCCGGCGGAGAACCAGTCGGGGGTGGGACGGTCGCGCTCGCGCGCCGTCGACGTGGACGGCCACGAGTGGGGCCACACGGTCCACGGGACGCCGGCCGACTGCGTCGCCTACGCGCTCCGGGCGCTGGAGACCGAGTTCGATCTGGTCGTCTCCGGCTGCAACCACGGGCCGAACTGCGGCGAGTACATCATGGGCCACTCGGGCACCGTCGGCGCGGCCGTCGAGGCGGCGTATCTCGGCGTGCCCGCGGTCGCCGTCTCCGCGTACCACCGCGAGGAGTTCTTCCCGCCCGCGGAGTTCACCTTCGAGACGCCCGCGCGGCTCACCCGGCTGCTCGTCGAGCACGTGCTCGAACGCGGCGGGAATCGCGTCGGTGCTGACGCCCGCGACGACGGCGCAGACGTCACGACCAGCGGCGGCTCCGCCGCCGGCGACTCCCGCGCGGACCTCGCCGACGCCGACCTGTTCTCGGTGAACGCCCCCGTCGACGCGCCCGCCTGTGACTTCCGACTCACCGAACCGCTGGCCGACTACGGCGTCGACGTGCGCGAGGCGTCCGCCGAGGAGCGCGAGACCCACGACGGCGACTGGCGGCTCGAGTCCGATTTCTGGGCGCGACTCGACCAGCCGGGGCGGCACCCGACGCTGGAGCAGGTGGCCGACTCCTACCCCGCGTGGTCCGACCGCGCGGCCGTCGTCGACGGCGACGCGAGCGTCTCCCCGCTCCGGGTGCCGCAGACGCCGGTTCACTCCGAGCGACTGGACGACCTCGTCGCCGCGGTGAACCGCGACTGGCGCGACGAGCGCGAGGCCGCGGTCGCGGACGACGACTGA
- a CDS encoding magnesium transporter, with amino-acid sequence MGIRETAEEAYREALPALATSAVGGLFAGVVLGGMRAELRAVEGLLVLVPALLATRGSVFGSFGARIATGLHQGVVEPRVDFGDERLRAAATAALANGVLVSLVAAVLTVTALTLLGSPVASLPVMLGVALIASVLSGMALTAVVLLVVFAGYRRGYDPDTFVGPVVTTTGDVAGVFFLLVAARTVLALVGSFGGGP; translated from the coding sequence ATGGGGATCCGCGAGACGGCCGAGGAGGCGTATCGCGAGGCGCTGCCGGCGCTCGCAACGAGCGCGGTCGGCGGGCTGTTCGCCGGCGTCGTCCTCGGCGGGATGCGCGCCGAGCTTCGGGCGGTCGAGGGGCTGCTCGTGCTCGTGCCGGCGCTGCTCGCGACCCGCGGAAGCGTGTTCGGGAGCTTCGGAGCCCGGATCGCGACCGGACTCCACCAGGGGGTCGTCGAGCCGCGGGTCGATTTCGGCGACGAGCGACTCCGCGCGGCGGCGACGGCCGCGCTCGCCAACGGCGTGCTCGTGTCGCTCGTCGCCGCCGTGCTCACCGTCACGGCGCTCACCCTGCTCGGGAGTCCGGTCGCGTCGCTGCCGGTCATGCTCGGCGTCGCGCTGATCGCGAGCGTGCTCTCGGGAATGGCGCTGACGGCCGTCGTCCTGCTGGTCGTGTTCGCGGGGTACCGTCGGGGGTACGACCCCGACACGTTCGTCGGCCCGGTGGTGACGACCACCGGCGACGTGGCCGGCGTATTCTTCCTGCTGGTCGCGGCGCGGACCGTTCTCGCGCTAGTTGGTTCGTTCGGGGGTGGCCCGTAG
- a CDS encoding magnesium transporter, with protein sequence MPTEWSVRAITRAMLPVLLVLALVELGSGLVLGILEDRLLRSPSLLVLVPVTIGTAGNLGSILAARLSTAFHLGTLSFDPSDDTLAGNAVATVALAVTLFPVIGLAAWALAALLGDTTLAPGTVFLVALSAGVALAVLAVAVTLATTYAAYRLSLDPDDVVIPVVTNVCDVLGVVVLFAAVVAFT encoded by the coding sequence ATGCCGACCGAGTGGTCCGTTCGCGCCATCACCCGCGCGATGTTGCCGGTGTTGCTCGTGCTCGCCCTCGTCGAGTTGGGCTCGGGGCTGGTGCTCGGAATCTTGGAGGACCGGCTGCTCCGGTCGCCGTCGCTGCTCGTGCTCGTCCCCGTCACGATCGGCACCGCGGGCAACCTCGGCTCGATCCTCGCGGCGCGGCTCTCGACGGCGTTTCATCTCGGGACGCTGTCGTTCGACCCGAGTGACGACACCCTCGCCGGAAACGCCGTCGCCACCGTCGCGCTCGCGGTCACGCTGTTTCCGGTCATCGGCCTCGCCGCGTGGGCGCTGGCGGCGCTCCTCGGGGACACGACGCTCGCACCCGGAACGGTGTTTCTGGTCGCGCTGTCGGCCGGGGTCGCGCTGGCCGTCCTCGCGGTCGCGGTGACGCTCGCGACGACGTACGCGGCGTATCGCCTCTCGCTCGACCCCGACGACGTGGTCATCCCCGTGGTCACGAACGTCTGCGACGTGCTCGGCGTCGTCGTCCTGTTCGCCGCGGTCGTGGCGTTCACGTAG
- a CDS encoding RNA-binding domain-containing protein translates to MTTVYSVDARIEAPVHDTEVTDRVRDAVEALFPNAEFVSEPGLLVAETHTLDDFSDSLHEQEILDTARREFERNRTDGGFTFSLKKQAAFRGVVNFAVGDPDELGEISVEVTVRSPSAEEYIDHLAPPTEGGAPVDPDRR, encoded by the coding sequence GTGACGACCGTCTACAGCGTCGACGCGCGGATCGAGGCACCGGTGCACGACACCGAGGTAACCGACCGCGTCCGCGACGCCGTCGAGGCGCTGTTCCCCAACGCCGAGTTCGTCTCCGAGCCGGGGCTGCTCGTCGCCGAGACCCACACGCTCGACGACTTCTCCGACAGCCTCCACGAACAGGAGATCCTCGACACCGCCCGTCGCGAGTTCGAGCGCAACCGGACCGACGGCGGCTTCACCTTCAGCCTGAAGAAGCAGGCAGCCTTCCGGGGCGTCGTCAACTTCGCCGTCGGCGACCCCGACGAACTGGGCGAGATATCGGTCGAGGTGACCGTCCGCTCGCCGTCTGCCGAGGAGTACATCGACCACCTCGCGCCGCCGACCGAGGGCGGCGCGCCAGTCGACCCGGACCGTCGCTGA
- a CDS encoding AAA family ATPase translates to MRVIGTVGLPGSGKGEAAAVAEEEGVPVVTMGDVIRAECRDRGLDPAEHHGEIARALREENGPAAIAERSVPLIEDAAARADAGAVLVDGLRAPVELERFRERFGDDFTLVAITAPFDLRVDRLGERGRDDSDVDVEALRDREERELEFGMGEVIEAADLTVDNTDTLASFRDRIRAVLRGDVASDVADAASDDAPEVEK, encoded by the coding sequence ATGCGAGTTATCGGAACGGTCGGCCTGCCCGGCAGCGGGAAAGGCGAGGCCGCCGCGGTCGCCGAGGAGGAGGGCGTTCCCGTGGTCACGATGGGGGACGTCATCCGCGCGGAGTGTCGCGACCGCGGACTCGATCCCGCCGAACACCACGGCGAGATCGCCCGCGCCCTGCGCGAGGAGAACGGCCCCGCGGCCATCGCCGAGCGCTCGGTCCCGCTGATCGAGGACGCGGCGGCCCGTGCCGACGCGGGCGCCGTCCTCGTCGACGGCCTCCGAGCGCCCGTCGAACTGGAGCGCTTCCGCGAGCGCTTCGGCGACGACTTCACGCTCGTCGCCATCACCGCGCCGTTCGATCTCCGCGTCGACCGTCTGGGCGAGCGCGGCCGCGACGACTCCGACGTCGACGTCGAGGCGCTGCGCGACCGCGAGGAGCGCGAACTCGAGTTCGGTATGGGCGAGGTCATCGAGGCCGCCGACCTGACCGTCGACAACACCGACACGCTCGCGTCGTTTCGGGACCGCATCCGCGCGGTGCTTCGTGGGGACGTAGCCTCCGACGTTGCCGACGCCGCTTCCGACGACGCTCCGGAGGTGGAGAAGTGA